Genomic DNA from Aphanothece sacrum FPU1:
TTTAAAACAAGGTTAACATTCGTTTAAACTTTTTAAATATCACAAATATTAAGAAAATATGTATTTGGTTCAAATACAAAAATCATATGATACTCTTGATAAATATTCGCAATAAACAAGTGAGGAAAGATCATGAAACTTAAATCTGCTACTGAGTTTGTCCCTGGTAAAGTCATTACCTTGAGTACCGAGTTAGCAAAACCCAGTCCCTTTTACTTTGGTTTTGATATTGAACATGAATTTGTCAACGTCTTGGATAGCTATAGTTTTGACAAAATCTTTTTCTTTACAGAACCGCATCTTTTTGAGCTTTATGGTAAAGAACTGTATCATAAAATAGCTGAAAAATATCCCTGTTTTCTCGAATTTGTTCCCAATGGAGAAGCGTGTAAATACTTCCCTGTTTTAGAACATACTTGTGAAGATTTAATTACTAAAGGGGTGTCAAAAAAATCCCTATTACTCGCTTTTGGTGGGGGAACTGTTGGCAATATTGTCGGACTAGCGGCAGGGTTAATTTATCGGGGAATTGGTTATATTGAAGTTCCCACGAGTATGACTGGTCAAACGGATAGCACCCTCAGCAATAAACAAGCAGTAAATGGCAAAACTGGGAAGAACCATTTTGGTGTTTATCACAGTCCCATTTTTATCTGGTCAGACACCAAATATTTAAAGACAGAACCCCCTGTTTCTAAGCGTAGTGGTATCATTGAAGGCATTAAAAATGGTTTCATTTCTGATGCTAGT
This window encodes:
- a CDS encoding 2-deoxy-scyllo-inosose synthase, translated to MKLKSATEFVPGKVITLSTELAKPSPFYFGFDIEHEFVNVLDSYSFDKIFFFTEPHLFELYGKELYHKIAEKYPCFLEFVPNGEACKYFPVLEHTCEDLITKGVSKKSLLLAFGGGTVGNIVGLAAGLIYRGIGYIEVPTSMTGQTDSTLSNKQAVNGKTGKNHFGVYHSPIFIWSDTKYLKTEPPVSKRSGIIEGIKNGFISDASFLDYLDTVLNPQLKFSDEQLYDLAYQIILSKLEILKQDPSEKHYGIVLEYGHTFGHAIEWLEKGKMSHGEAVSFGMKIAAELAYELGCISHEDVDLHYYMIEEKLGFNRPLPQHITTKQLMNAMIADNKKTGEDIRFVILEKIGKCHNPEGDFLVTVDLNLVEKIVDQFIASQQYSHRISA